GAAGCCGGCGCCGCCGGCGCCGTGCACGGCAGCCTGGCCGCCGGCGCCATGACGACCACCTTTACCGCGTCCCAGGGCCTGCTGCTCATGATCCCCAACATGTACAAGATCGCGGGCGAACTGCTGCCCAGCGTGTTCCACGTTTCGGCCCGCACCGTGGCCACCCAGGCGCTGAACATCTTCGGCGACCACTCGGACGTGTATGCCTGCCGCCAGACCGGCTTTGCCATGCTGGCTGAGTCCAACCCCCAAGAGGTCATGGACCTGGCCGCCGTGGCGCACCTGGCCTCCATTGAGGGCCGCGTGCCCTTCATCAACTTCTTCGACGGCTTCCGCACCAGCCACGAGATCCAGAAGATCGAGAAGTGGGATTACGCGGACCTGGCCGAGATGGTGAACTGGGACGCCATTGAGGAGTTCCGCAACCATTCGCTGAACCCCGAGAACCCCTCGATGCGGGGCAGCCACGAAAACGGCGACATCTTCTTCCAGCACCGCGAGGCCTGCAACCGTTACTACGACGAGCTGCCCGCCACCGTGGAAAAATACATGGAGAAGGTCAACGCCAAGATCGGCACCAACTACCAGCTGTTCAACTACTACGGCGCGCCTGACGCCGAGCGGGTCATCATCTGCATGGGCTCGTTCTGCGACGTGGCCGAGGAGGTCGTGGACTACATGACCGCCCACGGCGAAAAGGTTGGCCTGGTGAAGGTGCGCCTGTACCGCCCGTTCGTGGCGGAGAAGCTGCTGGCCGCCATTCCCGCGACCGCGAAGAAGATCGCTGTGCTGGACCGCACCAAGGAGCCCGGCAGCCTGGGCGAGCCCCTGTTCCTGGACGTGGTCACCGCCCTGCGCGAAGCGGGCAACGACGCCGCCGTGATCGGCGGCCGCTACGGCCTGGGCTCCAAAGACACCCCGCCCCGCAGCGTGTTCGCCGTGTACGACGAGCTGGCGAAGGCCGAGCCCAAGAGCCGCTTTACCATTGGCATTGTGGACGACGTGACCGGCCTTTCGCTGGAGGAGAAGCCCGCTCCCAACACCGCGGCCGAGGGCACCAAGGAGTGCAAATTCTGGGGCCTTGGCGGCGACGGCACCGTGGGCGCCAACAAGAACAGCACCAAGATCATCGGCGACCACACCGACAAGTACATCCAGGCGTACTTCCAGTACGACTCGAAAAAGACCGGCGGCGTGACCATCAGCCACCTGCGCTTCGGCGACAAGCCCATCCGCGCGCCCTACTACATCAACAAGGCTGACTTTGTGGCCTGCCACAACCCCAGCTACGTGATCAAGGGCTACAAGATGGTGCAGGACGTGAAGCCCGGCGGCGTGTTCATGATCAACTGCCAGTGGTCGGACGAAGAGCTGAACCAGCACATGCCCGCTGAATCCAAGCGGTACATTGCGCAGAACAACATCCAGCTCTACACCATCAACGCCATCGACAAGGCGGTGGAGATCGGCCTGGGCAAGCGCACCAACACCATTCTGCAGTCCGCGTTCTTTGCGCTGGCGGGCGTGCTGCCCCGCGAGGACGCCATCAAGTATATGAAGCAGGCCGCCGAGAAGAGCTTCTCCAAAAAGGGCCAGGCCATTGTGGAGATGAACTGGAAGGCCATTGACGCCGGCTTTGACGCCTACCACAAGGTGGAGGTTCCCGCCGACTGGGCAAACGCTGTGGACGCCGGCGACGGCGAGGCGCTGCAGGGCGACCCCGCCACCGTGAAGATGGTGAAGAACATTCTGGAGCCTGTGGCCCGCCAGGACGGCGACAGCCTGCCTGTTTCCGCCTTTGTGGACTATGTGGACGGCCAGTTCGCCCAGGGCGCTTCGGCTTACGAGAAGCGCGGCGTTGCCGTGACCGTGCCCGTGTGGAAGCCCGAGAACTGCATCCAGTGCAACCAGTGCTCGTTTGTGTGCCCCCACGCCACCATCCGCCCGTTTGCTTTGACCGACGAGGAGGTGGCCGCGGCGCCCGCGGGCATCAAGACCGCCGCCATGAAGGGCAAGGGCTGCGAGGGCTACAAGTTCGTGATGACCGTTTCCCCGCTGGACTGCATGGGCTGCGGCGTTTGCGTGAACACCTGCCCCGCCCCCAACAAGGCGCTGGAGATGGTGCCGCAGGAGAGCCAGGCCGCCGAGCAGCCCGTGTTCGACTACTGTGTGGAGAACGTGCGCAAAAAGGACGGCATGATGGCCGAGACCACCGTGAAAGGCAGCCAGTTCAACCAGCCGCTGCTTGAGTTCAGCGGCAGCTGCGCCGGCTGTGCCGAGACCGCTTACGGCCGCCTGGTGACCCAGCTGTACGGCGAGCGGATGTATATTTCCAACGCCACCGGCTGCTCTTCGATCTGGGGCGGCCCCGCCGCTACCTCCCCCTACACCATGAGCAAGGTGAGCGGCTACGGCCCCGCTTGGGCGAACAGCCTGTTCGAGGACAACGCCGAGCACGGCCTGGGCATGTATCTGGGCCAGAAGGTGATCCGCGAGGCGCTGGCCGCCAAGCTGCACGAGCTGGCCGAGGTGACCACCAATGACGCCAAGAAGGCCGCCATTGAGGAATACTTTGCCACCTACGAGGACGGCAACGCCAACGCCGCCGCCACCAAGAAGCTGATCGCCGAGCTGGAAGCCGACCCCGACTGCCAGTACAGCAAGGACATCCTGCCCCAGAAACAGTACCTCTCGAAAAAGAGCATCTGGATCTTCGGCGGCGACGGCTGGGCCTACGACATCGGCTTCGGCGGCCTGGATCACGTGCTTGCCTCCGGCGAGGATGTGAACGTGTTCGTGTTCGACACCGAGGTGTACTCCAACACCGGCGGCCAGGCCTCCAAGGCCAGCCAGATCGGCCAGGTGGCGCAGTTTGCCGCCGCCGGCAAGGCCATTGGCAAGAAGAGCCTGTCGGAGATCGCCATGAGCTACGGCTACGTGTACGTGGCGCAGATCGCCATGGGCGCGGACATGAACCAGACCATGAAGGCCATCACCGAGGCCGAGAGCTATCACGGCCCCTCGCTGATCATTGGCTACGCCCCCTGCGAGATGCACGGCGTGAAGGGCGGCATGACCAACTGCCAGGCCGAGATGAAGAAGGCAGTGCAGGCCGGTTACTGGAACATGTTCCGGTTCGACCCCCGCAAGAAGGCCGAGGGCAAGAACCCGTTCGTGCTGGATTCCAAGCCTGCCACCGCGGATTACAAGGAGTTCATCTCCAACGAGACCCGGTACAGCCGCCTGAAGCTGGCCTTCCCCGAGCGTGCCGAGGAGCTGTTCGATCTGGCCGACAAGAAGGCCAAGGAGCGCTACGAGTACCTGGAGAAGCTGGTAAAGCTGTACGAGTGAGCGTGACCTGCCGCTGAAAACCCCATAAAAAGGTTTTGCCCCCCGCCGAAAGGCGGGGGGATTTTGCTTTTTTTTACAATATAAGAATAAATTTGTTGACATTGTTTATGCAATATGATAGCATTAAAATGGAAATAAAAGGAAAGAGGCGATTCCGATGAATCACTT
This window of the Oscillospiraceae bacterium genome carries:
- the nifJ2 gene encoding pyruvate-flavodoxin oxidoreductase translates to MPRAKQSMDGNTAAAHVAYAFTEVAAIYPITPSSPMADYVDQWSAAGQKNIFGTQVKVMEMQSEAGAAGAVHGSLAAGAMTTTFTASQGLLLMIPNMYKIAGELLPSVFHVSARTVATQALNIFGDHSDVYACRQTGFAMLAESNPQEVMDLAAVAHLASIEGRVPFINFFDGFRTSHEIQKIEKWDYADLAEMVNWDAIEEFRNHSLNPENPSMRGSHENGDIFFQHREACNRYYDELPATVEKYMEKVNAKIGTNYQLFNYYGAPDAERVIICMGSFCDVAEEVVDYMTAHGEKVGLVKVRLYRPFVAEKLLAAIPATAKKIAVLDRTKEPGSLGEPLFLDVVTALREAGNDAAVIGGRYGLGSKDTPPRSVFAVYDELAKAEPKSRFTIGIVDDVTGLSLEEKPAPNTAAEGTKECKFWGLGGDGTVGANKNSTKIIGDHTDKYIQAYFQYDSKKTGGVTISHLRFGDKPIRAPYYINKADFVACHNPSYVIKGYKMVQDVKPGGVFMINCQWSDEELNQHMPAESKRYIAQNNIQLYTINAIDKAVEIGLGKRTNTILQSAFFALAGVLPREDAIKYMKQAAEKSFSKKGQAIVEMNWKAIDAGFDAYHKVEVPADWANAVDAGDGEALQGDPATVKMVKNILEPVARQDGDSLPVSAFVDYVDGQFAQGASAYEKRGVAVTVPVWKPENCIQCNQCSFVCPHATIRPFALTDEEVAAAPAGIKTAAMKGKGCEGYKFVMTVSPLDCMGCGVCVNTCPAPNKALEMVPQESQAAEQPVFDYCVENVRKKDGMMAETTVKGSQFNQPLLEFSGSCAGCAETAYGRLVTQLYGERMYISNATGCSSIWGGPAATSPYTMSKVSGYGPAWANSLFEDNAEHGLGMYLGQKVIREALAAKLHELAEVTTNDAKKAAIEEYFATYEDGNANAAATKKLIAELEADPDCQYSKDILPQKQYLSKKSIWIFGGDGWAYDIGFGGLDHVLASGEDVNVFVFDTEVYSNTGGQASKASQIGQVAQFAAAGKAIGKKSLSEIAMSYGYVYVAQIAMGADMNQTMKAITEAESYHGPSLIIGYAPCEMHGVKGGMTNCQAEMKKAVQAGYWNMFRFDPRKKAEGKNPFVLDSKPATADYKEFISNETRYSRLKLAFPERAEELFDLADKKAKERYEYLEKLVKLYE